CCTCTTCAAATACACCAGGAAATAAAGCCGCTACCAGTGAAAACACCAGTGGTTTTGATTGAATAAAGCTACCCACCGAATGACCTTCATATAGTACACCGGCCTGAATGAGCTTTTCTACAATGACAAAGCTAACAAAGATTAAAGCACCTACGCCTACTCCGGCCAAAGAAGCACGTGTTTTCTTACGATACCAGATCAGATAAGTTATAGGGGTTCCAATGGATAATATAATTGAAAGTGCAATCATTACAATTACGTTAACGGGTAGTTCTCCTGCAGTATAGTTCATAGTTATTTTTTCCCTTTCTTGAATAGAGTATATGAATAGATACATGGGGTGATGACGGCTATGGCGAGAATGGCAAATGTCCATATTTCGTAACCGGCAAGGCTAATGATTATTATAAGAATGGATAATGCTACCATCAGTATACCGGCCATACGATGTGTTTTCCTCCAGTTCACTTCATCTGCCAGAGTCCAAGGAAGCCGTATTCCTATCGTATAATTTTGCTTACATTTTGGCAGGTAATTACCAATCAGTAAGAAAATGATACCAAGAACTACCGTAATAACTTTACCAACATTGATGCCATCATTTAACACATAGAGAATGATAAGGCATTGCGTCATTATTCCGAGAATGGGTATGATAAAGCGAGAGATATACTGAAGTTGAGGAGTAGCATTCATTTGCTTGGGATCTGAGTTAACCACAGCACAGCATACAATTTGAAGAAGCAGTAGGATTAACGGGATTCCAAATAGTGCGAAGGACTTGCTGGCGTAATTGTCCGGCTGATTATAAATGTTAAAATGTACTGGTATGGAATCGGGTAGCTGATTATAAAAGACTGCCCCGATTAGCAATGGTATCAGACACATTAAGCTGGTAACAACATTTAATCTAAAAAATTTTGAATTAGTGATCTTTGTCATACTTATCTTCCTCCTTATTAACTGAGAATTGGGAAAACCATAGCATTACTTCTTCAAATACGGACGTATTTAAATCATAGAAAATAAAATTCTTCTCCTTTGTCTCGGATATTAATCCTGCCTTTTTTAATTGTGATAGATGATAGGAGATGGTTGCATTCGTCATGTCAAATCTTGAAGCAATTTCGCCAGCCGATTTACTTCCGCTTCGCAGCATAAGTAAAATTTCTCGCCTGGCCGGGTCAGAAAGGGCTTTAAAGGTATCGGTAAATCCCATTTATTCACTTCCTTTGCAATGTATTTCGATATATTTCTAAATAGATTATAACAATATTTGCTTAAAATGTAAAGAGCTATTTAGAGAAAATTCTAAATAGTTATATTATAAAAGGGGATGTTTCATAATACATTCGCGAGGACAATTACTTACCTCACACAGACGGAAGGACATATTACTGATTTTGCATGGCTCATTCGAACATTAATTTTCGCCTGAGCCATGCAAAATACAGCAATATGTCCTTCCGACAGTGCATTATGGTAAGTAATTATCCCCGCTGATACATTATGAGACATCCCCTTAGCTTATAATGATCTCTATCGTTATCCTGTTTGTTGAAAGCTAATTTCACCTCGAAGTATAATATCAATATCCGGACTAGGATGCTTTTTCATAATCTCAACATCTCCGGTTTTCTCTAAACGTTTTACTTGTTGTCTTGACAAATGCAATATATCTGCAAGGATTTTATCCGTTCTGAATTTCAACCCATATGGGTTTGATAGCTGTATCAAATCTCCGGGTTGGAAGGCGATTGTATTCTCAATAGGCTTCTGTGTCTCAGTATCCCAGATCTGATACCTTATATCGTTCCAGTTAATATCTGCTTTATTACTTAGCATAAAGGATTTGTCTGTTCCATATTTCAGAGCAAGCTCTTTATCATTTTCCATAAATCTGGAATAAAGCTCAGGTGATAAATTCTTAGCCTTCATACGTTCAAAAATCGTAAGATTATATGTGTGCTTACATTTATTACATTGATAGATTAACCATACATCAATTAGATTCCCATTGGCATTAATACGAAAATTGTTCGTATTAATATAGTCAGACTTACATCCACATACAGAGCAATTTCGAGTTATCGTATAAGACTCCATCGGGGTAAGCATAAAGTTAAATATTCGTAAATAGCTCATTTTGCATCTCCTTATAAAATCTTTCGGATATGCAAAGGCTATTACATTGTATAGTGACATGCTCCCAACCTCATGTAGGAGTGGGGCTACTTACGAATTCAATATGAAATTGTATGCTGCGTCAATAATTTTGCAATAGCCTTTGCTATGCAAAATAATAGGGTGTAGTCATAATGATAAAGCTCCCTTCGTTTTTGATATTGCTCATTCTAACATCATACCAGGTTAAGCTCTACCTCAAACATCGTTATAATTAAGTTTGAGATTATGACGACTATACATACGAAGGAAGCTCTTGATTGTCAGAAATATTAAGTTAAATTAAGGAAAACATAGAAATCAATGCAGAAAAGACGTTGGACAATCCATGAATAAGCCAACTTGTATATATGGAACCATTGGCCTTCTTTTCATTTATATATCCCATAAACCATGCAATGGAACCGGTTAATAGTATAATTATAACTGCCTTTCCTGTGCCAACCAAGGAAATAAACATTATGCCGTGCATAATACCAAAAATTATGCTCTGGATTATATTAGCGATGAAAAAGCTTAATTTATGTTCCAAGCGTTTTAATAAAAATCCTCGAAATAAGATTTCCTCAGGTAGTGCGGTATTAAAGAATGCATAGATTAATGCGGCCGGTAATCCAATTATACCCATACCTGAGAATTCGGAAGTTGCAGTTTCCGTATCTTTTAGTATAAATAATACAAATAATGAAATTATCATAAACCCAACTGTAACTAAGCAGAAATAGACCCATAATTCCGTTTTCTTATCGGATGTTGCTTTTTTAAGACCTATCCATGAGAAAAAGTTTTCCTTCTTTCTCGCAGTAACCAGCCACCATATAAATGGAATAAGTGTAAACATAATGATTTGAATGATACTGCTCACCAGTTTGTTAATGAATAAATTCATCGAATGCCTCCTATCATCCTTTGTGTGCCCACAATCCATGTTGATTACAGCTAAAATATAGCTTTCCGCCACCCATCCTTGGAATACGTACTTCACCATTTTGTTCGGGATAAAGCTTAATCAATAAAACTCTATCATAATTCACATAGGCAACAAAGTTAATATAATGTGTTTTACTCATTTCATGTGAAAAAGTGATATAGTAATCATCTTCATTGATTTCCACGTTGATATTGTGGATATCATCGCTCGGTTTGGCTATCAATGGGGATAATTTGCGACCGCAGCAAGACAATTCTGCATCACTTGTAGATGTAATAATATTACCACAGGTATTACAAATATAAAAACGAATTTTCTTCATATTTCCTCCATCGGTATTATTCGGGTCCAAATCACCTAACAATATTTTTTCTATATTTACGTTTAATGCTTCAGATAATTCATGCAATAAGGATACGTCCGGACATCCCAAACCACGTTCCCATTTTGATATGGTTTTATCACTAATGTTCAGGACATCAGCTAGCTGTTTCTGCGTCAGGCCTTTTTCTTTCCGCAAACATGAAATAAGATTTCCTACTTTATAGCAATCCATATTGATCACCTCCATTTTTAAGCATAACATAGATAAGAAATAATTCAATCAACGCTCCGTAGAGTCTGAGATTATAGATATTAAAATTCGTATTTTATTAAATTATACCAGATTTGTTAGGCTTGAATATACGGTCTGTTAAATAATGTATTATTATGTTAATATATCAATAAAAGGAACTATCCTGGGGGTATTATGTTGCAAAGAATTGAGCAAATGAATGAGTCCATAGATTATATTGAAGCCCATTTGATGGAAGAAATAAAGGTTGAACAGCTTGCCAAGATTGCTGCTTGTTCCGTATATGATTATCAGCGTATGTTTTCCTTTATTACCGGGTCTAGCTTGTCGGATTATATTAGGCGCAGAAAACTAAGCTTAGCTGCTATGGAGTTACAACATAGCAATGACAAAATTATCGATATCAGCTTAAAATATGGTTATCAATCTCCTGATGCGTTTGCACGTGCATTTCATAAGTTACATGGTATGACTCCTACCGAGGCAAGAAAGCAAAGTGCGATATTATCACTATATCCTAAGATCAAGCTATCCACTCCAAGCATAAGTAATAATGAGATTTCACACAGAATTATATTGAACCAGCGATTCAAATTGTTATTAAAGGGATATGAATTAAATAGAAGCAGTGCCAATATTGAAATCGCAAAAGTAATTGAAGATGCGAGACATAATGGAACTCTTGAGGAACTGCAGAATGATAATCCAAACTGGAAGCTATACGGTGTTATCAGCTATCTTTCAAAGAATCCCCAATGCTTTATGTATTATATTGGCTGTGAGTATTGCGGCAAACCGATCTTACCAGGGTATGAGGTAGTAGAGATATATTCACCTATCTGGGCAGTATTTGAAATGCCCAGTTTACTTTCCTATGCTAAAGAGATAGTAGGAGATAATTCCTTTCGTACATACATAATACCTCCAGAGTTGGAAAAATCCTTAGCCGAATTCTATACGGAATGGCTATCTACTTCAGGTTATGAGGAAGCAGATGCACCTGAGCTTCAGCTTCATCATGTTATGCCGGATGGTAGGGTATCACGTTTTGAATACTTCGTACCGGTAAAAAAGCTACCCTACTGATTATGTGCTCCAAAAGTCGGGAAAAAAGTTGTGAGAATGGTAAACTGAATCATAACATTCTTGACTAAGGAGGTATTCATATGATGATCAGCTATATTGTATACACCATTCTATTTCTTAATTTTCTACTAGAACCCATTTTCAACCACTTTGAGTTGTTAAGAGTAAAAAAGGAACCAAATCGCAGATTGAAGTATTACTATATGTCGGTAATCGGCTTATGTGTTCCTATATTTCTGATACTCCTATTAGTACTTATTCGTGAAATTACCTTATCCGATTTGGGATTAAAACCGATCCACATCGGAAAGGATTTATTCAACATATGGTTTTCTTATGTTATTCTCTTAGTGTCAGCTTTGTATATGATTTGCATTATTTATCATATAATCTGTATGAAAATAAGCGTTCAATATAGGAAGGCCTATTATGCAAAAGTGAGACAATCAAATTCATCTGAAGCAGTTCTGGATATTCTGCTCCCGGTTACATCCAAGGAAAAGAAATTATGGGGCTTTGTCTCTTTAGTTGCCGGAGTGTGTGAGGAAATTCTTTTCAGGGGTTTCTTACTTCATTTTGTTAGTGAGTTATTTCCCAATCTATCAATTATAATTGTCATCATCATAATATCATTTGTCTTTGGATTATGGCATACTTATCAAGGGCTAAAAGGTATGTTTATGACCTTTTTGATTAGTATTTTCTTTAGTCTGTTCTATATCAGTATTGGTTCCATAATTCCTGTTATCATACTGCATGTTATAATGGATTTGAGTGCAAAGGATGCCGGCACTGCTGAGGATTTTCTTTAGTTCGGTGATATAAAAGCAATTTTATACAATAATATTTGCACTAGCTATGCTAAGCTAGCTGTATCAATATCAAAAAGGTGGATGAGAAATGAATCAAAATCGAATATTTGAAAATTTCAGCAACGGGCAAATGCGCCTGCCAGACAAGGAGAAAAGCTTTAAAGAAATCATATGGTCCAAGCACCCGACCTTCGAGGGGGTTGAGCTAAAACACATCCTTACCTCGAAGGATACAGAAGGGCTCTTTAGCTATCATTTAGTACGTATTGCACCGGGTAGAAGTATTAGTAGACATATACATGGGACACAGCTAGAGACTCATGAAGTAATATCCGGCTCCGGCATCTGCATCAATGATGGGAAGAAGCTGGTGTATGAGAGCGGTACCATATCCATCTTTCCTGCCGGAGTACCACACGAAGTGAATGCGGGAGAAGAAGGATTATTTATATTTGCTAAATTCTTCCCGCCTCTATGCTAATCCCTATTCGGTAAAAATATATAAGCCTGCAAATATTCGGAAGGGGTAATGCCAACTACTCTTTTGAATGTTTTAATGAAGTGACTTTGGTCATAAAAGCCGGTAGCCAAGGCCACTTCTATGATAGGATACTTTTGCTTAAGCAAATGCTGTGCCTTACGAATTCGATTTTGTAATTGAAACTGATGGGGAGTAAGACCGACTACTTTTTTAAACTGTCTGGTAAAATGATATTTACTTAGGTAGCTTACTTGTGAAAGTTCGTCTAGCTTTAGTTCTCTTTCTGGGGAGGTCTCCAGTAACTTTTTTGTTGAAGCAAATGTAGCATTCGACTTATACTTCTGATCCGTGATACCTTCGTATAACGTAACAATCGTATCAGATAACATCCTTACTTGTTCCTTATATAGAATACCTTTACTTATGAAATAGTCTGCTAATTCTGTAAAGATAGATAGCTGGCTATTTTTATCAAAATCTGAGAATAGCTCTTTCTTCATGCATACAGTAAGTGTGGTATAGCCTTCTTTACCAGAGATAATAGTATGAGGCTCATAAGGTGGGATAATAATCAAATCATTTATATGATGGATTATTGTTCCATCCTTCTTTTTAAGCTCAATGCAACCGTCAATAACTAAAACTATGGTATATACGGAGATATGATTGTGTTCCGGATATGAAATATGAGAGTTTTTGCAGTAAACCATCTCTATTTCGGATGTCATTGAGTGGTAATATTTGATTTCTCTTTTCTCCATTTTTATCACCTGATTATATACCGATTAGTAAGTTCCTCATTTTAATGCTATTGCGATTTTTACTGTACTTTAAATATCTTAACTTTATCTAATAGAGCATATGACATTTGTTGCAGATCCTGAGAAATGGAGGCAGTCTCTTCTGTGGTAGCATTTAATTCTTCTGAGGAGGCTGATATTTCTTCTGCAGATGCAGAGGTCTCGACGGCTACGGCGGATATGGTTTGGACCCTTCCGATTATGTCATTCTTGCTTTGCAGAATGGTATTGGTGGCTTCATAGGTTTGATTAATCTTTGGAGTAGATTCTTTTAATGAATCCAATATCTGATGGAAGGATTTATTGGTAGTATCCGTAATCTCGATTTGAGTGGATAATCGATTCCTCAGCTCATCGCTGGTTGTTACGACACTTTTAACACCGGATAGTATTACGTCGATCATCTGCTTAATGCTATCTGTTGACTGTTTTGAGCGATCCGCTAACTTTCTTATTTCATCGGCCACAACTGAAAAGCTTCTACCGGCTTCCCCTGCTTTCGCAGCCTCGATAGCCGCATTAAGGGATAGGAGATTGGTCTGCTCGGATATTGCTTCGATGACATTGTTGATATCATTGATTTGCATGATATTCTCATTCAACTCATTAATTTTGTGGAAGACATGATCAAAGGTTTCCTTCGAATCCTGTATGGATTGTATTAATGTAGACATCTGATCATTTCCCGTGGAGGATATACTTTCGGTTAACTCAGAGTTTTCCTTCACAGCCTCCAATGAGATATATATGTTTTGAACCATTTTATCAAAATGCTCAAGTTCCGATAAGATTACACTCATCTCCTGAGCTTGGGTAGTGGTGCCTTGGGTTATTTCGCCGATAGCAGAGGTGGTTTCTTCCGAAGAGGCAGCAATCTGCTGGGATATGGAAGAAACATTAGTAGCCAGATTAGCCACTTCTTCTGATGTAACTGTAATCGCTTTTATCGTCTGATTTAGGTTGTCGCCAAGCTCATTCATACTTCTTGCTAATAATCCTAATTCATCTTTACGTTTACTCTCTATCTTAACAGTTAAGTCGCCTTGTTGCATTTGTTCAACCTTTGATTTTAATTCCTTTAAAGTTTTTGATAGTCTGATTGAGAATGTACCTGCTATCAGAATTCCAAATAGCAATATAAGAATAGTACGAAGATAAAACTGATTTCTCATTACAGTGATCTCTGCGGTAATCTCCGTGGCATCCAGATCAGCAGCCAAAATTCCGACTATATTGCCGGATTTGTCTAGGATGGGAACATAAGCGGAGATCATGTCTCCCCACTCAGAATAGTCAAGCTCAAAGGACTTCTTGCCTTGAAAGCTATCTATCCAAGCGTCACTCATAATAGCTTCATCTTCCATGTCACCCAAATAGGAACGGTCCGGATCATCTTCCTCTGTACCGTCAACGACATAGATATACTCATCGATTGAAGTCTTTCTCATGGTGTACAAATACTGTAATCCCAATGAACGTCTCAAATTACGTAAATCATTATATAATAGGGTATAAGATTCACTATTCATATCCCCTTCTGTATGTAATTCCTGAAAGATATCGACATTAAGATTGCCTGCCATTGATTCTATCATAGTAAGAAGGGTATTTCCTACCGATTTTACTATAGTGGTCTTTGCCCTGTTGTATGAGGAGATGGATAATGTAATTGATGATAGTAATAATAGTCCAATACTAATACCTACAATTTCTAAAACGAGTGATAGCCCTGTCTTTTTCATAATAGTATGCATCCTTTCTCGGTATAAAAATAAGATGTAACTTTGAAGATTAAAAAACAACCTATATTACCCCTTTTTCAATATTTTACATTCTAATTCGTCAAAAGTCTACATATTTCGTGTAGATTATGGTAGAATAATATACAAAATCGCTAACCCTTAATAAGGATTAGCGATTATTGAACGTTACTTATACCTCTTTTGCATAGTCTTTATCATTGGACTCCTTTTCCCAGGAGATGAAGACTTCCAATTCCCAATGATAGACAGGAATAAAGGCTTTATTTTCATATCCGATTTTATGATAGAAGGTCTGATTACCACCTAGCATTCCATTACATCTCGGGAACATTTTCTGTACTCTGTTTGCAGCTTCATGTAGAATAGCTGTTGCAATTCCTTTTCTTCTTTCCCACCATACGACAGCTAATGGTTCAAGTTCACAATAGGGCATATTTTCGTCATACCATATGATTGCAAAAGCGACAGGTCTCTTTTGTTCATCAAGAACACACAGATCAAGGTCCTTTCGATAGTGCTTCATTTTTCGCAAATCATGGAAGGCCTGTTCGCCATGTTCGCAGGCATGCCTATCTCCGGTATAGCCAAAGGAATAACGATGAGTATTGGATAGGTAAAAGTCCGGAGTAGTATTGCCGTCGACGATGGAATAGCCATCAGGCAGTTTTACGTCATAGAACTTATCTCCAAAGGGTAGGATATATCGGTCCTCGCCAAAATCCAATTTTTGAAATCCTGACTGCAAAACCATTTCCTTAAGAGTAGTATTCCAATCCGGCACATAGATGTTTACATACTTGGTTCGTTGATCCTCCTTGATTGCAGTAGCGTGTGTTTTAGCAAACTTAATCATATCTTTAAGAAGCTCTGTGTCGCCTCCGCGTTCTTTGGAATCAAATAAGAAAAAAGCTTCTCCGTCATAATTACCTTCATTGATGACACAGGCTACAACTTTCCCGTTATCCCTATAGACACCAACCGTATGATACCAAGCTTTATAATGGCCTGTAAAAGCCGGATGCAGCCCTTTTGAAAATTCGTGTCTACTGAGATTCCAGACAGGGTATTCCCATTGATAGGAAGCGATGATTAATTGCTCTATTTCATCAAAATCCTCATCTTTATAAAAACTGAATTCATAACGCATATGTATCTTCCTCTCATTATAAAATATAGTTAGATAATTGCGAAACTATACAACAGAAAGTACGCTTTGCGAACTTTCTGTTGTCCTGAATAATTGTGGCCATTGTGTATACAGTGGATACATATTCCGAAGCAAACCATAGCGGAAGTAGCGGGTTTGCGCAGGAATATGCTTATTCTATGCTTTCACCACACATGATATCAAATGGCATGACTAATAGCTTGCTTAACCGTTTCTCATATTCAGTAAAAAACCATGTGGTTGCATTGGAATAGTTCTCAATTGTGTCAAATTGCCAGTAGGAGTAGTACTTAACACACTTAACGATCTTAGTAAGAGGTCTAGGTAAATCTCCGATTTTATCAAATATATAAAATCTTTTCAAATATTTGATATCAATATTACCGGCCAGTTCCTTTTGTTGTGGGAGCATTTCCTTTACTAAGCTTTCGAACTCTTCAAGCCTTTCAGGCTTTACCTGAAATAATTTAACCTCTGAAAAAGACATTCTTATTCCCTCCTTTTTGTTTTGCTTTGCATACAAATCATTTTCTTTTCTTCAACACCAATATCCTCTGCAATAACATTACATTTTGTCATAAGTAAAAAATAGATGTTCTTTTTCTCTTCGCTTAAGCATTCATAATTTGCTTGTCCTTTGGAAATAACAACATCTGCATTCTCGTAGAGTTCCTTGAATTTCTGGCTGGTACGATGAAGAACGGTTCCAAGAGATCCGTCCCCATTATCAATAATCTCTGCATATTCATCGATTCCAACAGCATATGCATCCTCAGCGATGGAATCATTTACAACGGGTTTACCACGTACACCAAATAGTAGATGAATGCTTGGGTTGAGCTCCTTGATTTTCTTTAATAAAAGCTTATCCAAACAGATTTCACCACAATTATCTCCCAGATATAACAGGGATTTTGCAGCTAGAATATCATTTATCAATGACTGTGAATCATCTATGGCGAATTCTAATTCATCCATTTTATCAAAGTAATCATAGATATCCTCTAATAGAGTATTGTGTATGGGATTAAAGTCTATGATATTACCTACAATTGCATATTTGACAGCCATTCGAAAGGAATGGTCGGACTGATTTACTTTGTACTCAAAGTCAGGTAATAATTCTAGAAACAGAGCATTATAATAGGCTCTAGTATCCTTGTACGGATCCGGATTATTCGTATATTTCTTAATTAAATCAAATATCTCACCAATTAGTTCCGGAGTGGTTTGGTCAAACGAAATTTTACTCAGGTACGAAAAGACTTCTCTGAATAAAGCTTCTTTGTTATTTACATTTGAAATGTTTGCAACTTTGATTGCCTGATTTACCACACAGGGTAAGCACTTATCATGTAATATCATAGAATCCTCGCATTAATTTCTTTGAATCTCGTTAATCAATAACTCCTTCAATTCCTCTAAGTCTTCCTCCTTATATTCCAGATCTTTTTCTTCAGAATACCATTCCTTAATCGCCTGGTCTATAATGTATCGGTATTTTTCAGGGACAAAATTGAGCGTCCATATCGCACCATCATATTTGGATAAAATCCGTTTTTCATATTTATAGGATAGAATTCGTCCTAAGATCAGAATATTACTTGCGAAATATCTTGGGTTATAGGCACGAAAATCATATTCTGCAACATCGTTGCTGATTGAATTCCAGAAATCCTTCTCAGGAATCGTAGGAAAAACCTCCTTTATAGGTCGTCCCCAGATACAAATACCACTTTGATTAATTAAATGAATATAGCTGGCAATATCCGGATCGCAAAAATCTTCATCTACAATAAAGCATTCTTTGAGTGTGCCATTTAATAAATTCTTGTAACGCTCAGTCCATGAGTCGCTATAGTGGAATTGACAAGGTACCGGATGCTTCCAGGGGTTCAAATCATTGATCCATATGGCGGACATTTCAAGATGAGAGGGTTTACAATCAATCTCAATTATTTTTTCAGCAACTGATAATCTTTCCTCCCGGCTTAAGCGTTTGTCACATATTATTATGATATCAATATCACTTACACCTTCAACAAAGCTATCTAATACCATGGAGCCGTGTAAGTAGATTCCAACTACTGCTTCTCCGATACAGTCCAACCATATATCCGTTACTTGTTTGATTTGCTCTTTCACATCAGGTGAAAGAGTATTATAATTTTTGAATTCCATGTTATAATCTCCTTATACCACCAAATTATACCATTATATATGGGTTTGTCATTCGCTTGTATCACCAGCTAATTGTATCATAAGAATATGAAGATGGATTATAACAAACATTTTAAATCAAATATAATAAAATAGGGTATTCCATAATAGAGAAGATCGCGCTGATTACTCTATTATGTAAATACCCTGTGTTTTTATTTGTAATTATTGAGTATTCGATAAATCGAACTTTCTGATAGATAATACTCTTTTGAGAGCTCATAAACTGTTTTCCCGTATATATAATCCTTGTAAATTTGCTTATTTCTACTAGCTAACTCAGATTTATGACCTGAGATACTTCCCCATTCTTTTCGCTTTTCAGCTCCGGGTATGTATAGAAAGCCTTCCGAAATATATTTTCGTATTTCAACAAGTAACTCGTCGGGAAAAACATTTGTCGCATTTAAATATTTCATTCTGTACTTGCTCCTTATTCTAATAATGCGTTAGAATGCGGATTCTGTACTATTCATGAATGAATTGGCAAATCTAGAATTACGCTCCACACGTATTTGCCGGTTACAGAATCGCATGGAGCTTAAGTAAACGTTTCTGCTTCATTTTATTTATCCTCCTATAATATGTGTATCAGTGATTCTAGAAAAATGGATCACCTAATTTATTATTATTTTGATGTTTATATGATAATATTGGGGTTCTTGGTAGTGGATCCAATGTATTCTGCATATGCTTTAACGCCTCCAGCCATTCATGACGATGGTCCTCTTTATCGTTAATAACGAATGCTTTACCAAATACAACACGTGTACGATCTGTCATTGATGGTTGCTCCAAATAGATTGGCAATATTGGTTTCTGTGTTAAATATGACAAGCTGAATATACCATGATATATTCGATCGATGCTGTTCCTATTGATATCGGATATTGTGCCTTGCGGAAATATCAGTACATGCTTTGGAGAAGCTGCATTTTTTAAGTATTTCGTCAAATCTATTAAAGCCTTTGTCATATCACCGGAGGAGTTTCTATTTACTCCG
The nucleotide sequence above comes from Variimorphobacter saccharofermentans. Encoded proteins:
- a CDS encoding methyl-accepting chemotaxis protein, whose protein sequence is MKKTGLSLVLEIVGISIGLLLLSSITLSISSYNRAKTTIVKSVGNTLLTMIESMAGNLNVDIFQELHTEGDMNSESYTLLYNDLRNLRRSLGLQYLYTMRKTSIDEYIYVVDGTEEDDPDRSYLGDMEDEAIMSDAWIDSFQGKKSFELDYSEWGDMISAYVPILDKSGNIVGILAADLDATEITAEITVMRNQFYLRTILILLFGILIAGTFSIRLSKTLKELKSKVEQMQQGDLTVKIESKRKDELGLLARSMNELGDNLNQTIKAITVTSEEVANLATNVSSISQQIAASSEETTSAIGEITQGTTTQAQEMSVILSELEHFDKMVQNIYISLEAVKENSELTESISSTGNDQMSTLIQSIQDSKETFDHVFHKINELNENIMQINDINNVIEAISEQTNLLSLNAAIEAAKAGEAGRSFSVVADEIRKLADRSKQSTDSIKQMIDVILSGVKSVVTTSDELRNRLSTQIEITDTTNKSFHQILDSLKESTPKINQTYEATNTILQSKNDIIGRVQTISAVAVETSASAEEISASSEELNATTEETASISQDLQQMSYALLDKVKIFKVQ
- a CDS encoding GNAT family N-acetyltransferase: MRYEFSFYKDEDFDEIEQLIIASYQWEYPVWNLSRHEFSKGLHPAFTGHYKAWYHTVGVYRDNGKVVACVINEGNYDGEAFFLFDSKERGGDTELLKDMIKFAKTHATAIKEDQRTKYVNIYVPDWNTTLKEMVLQSGFQKLDFGEDRYILPFGDKFYDVKLPDGYSIVDGNTTPDFYLSNTHRYSFGYTGDRHACEHGEQAFHDLRKMKHYRKDLDLCVLDEQKRPVAFAIIWYDENMPYCELEPLAVVWWERRKGIATAILHEAANRVQKMFPRCNGMLGGNQTFYHKIGYENKAFIPVYHWELEVFISWEKESNDKDYAKEV
- a CDS encoding damage-control phosphatase ARMT1 family protein → MILHDKCLPCVVNQAIKVANISNVNNKEALFREVFSYLSKISFDQTTPELIGEIFDLIKKYTNNPDPYKDTRAYYNALFLELLPDFEYKVNQSDHSFRMAVKYAIVGNIIDFNPIHNTLLEDIYDYFDKMDELEFAIDDSQSLINDILAAKSLLYLGDNCGEICLDKLLLKKIKELNPSIHLLFGVRGKPVVNDSIAEDAYAVGIDEYAEIIDNGDGSLGTVLHRTSQKFKELYENADVVISKGQANYECLSEEKKNIYFLLMTKCNVIAEDIGVEEKKMICMQSKTKRRE
- a CDS encoding DUF4111 domain-containing protein, with the protein product MEFKNYNTLSPDVKEQIKQVTDIWLDCIGEAVVGIYLHGSMVLDSFVEGVSDIDIIIICDKRLSREERLSVAEKIIEIDCKPSHLEMSAIWINDLNPWKHPVPCQFHYSDSWTERYKNLLNGTLKECFIVDEDFCDPDIASYIHLINQSGICIWGRPIKEVFPTIPEKDFWNSISNDVAEYDFRAYNPRYFASNILILGRILSYKYEKRILSKYDGAIWTLNFVPEKYRYIIDQAIKEWYSEEKDLEYKEEDLEELKELLINEIQRN
- a CDS encoding CD3324 family protein, producing MKYLNATNVFPDELLVEIRKYISEGFLYIPGAEKRKEWGSISGHKSELASRNKQIYKDYIYGKTVYELSKEYYLSESSIYRILNNYK
- a CDS encoding lysophospholipid acyltransferase family protein — protein: MDNSLSFSGEDAANYLKVFLQKLVDLGVDINNREDYKKGVFELFHVELVNMPDLDSNDYILASNHVSDFDAVILGLLHDRIRILSKKEWVDNEKLMSFVSKYYELIGVNRNSSGDMTKALIDLTKYLKNAASPKHVLIFPQGTISDINRNSIDRIYHGIFSLSYLTQKPILPIYLEQPSMTDRTRVVFGKAFVINDKEDHRHEWLEALKHMQNTLDPLPRTPILSYKHQNNNKLGDPFF